Genomic window (Ruminococcus flavefaciens AE3010):
ACGCGCACGGGCTGTTTTATACTTTCCATGGCTGTGCTGAGCACGGTCATTGCTGCTTCCCGTTTCATGGTCAATGTGAGAGTTTCACTTATTACTGCGTTAGCTCTTACATTGGCAGGCGTACTTTTTATTGTATTGTTTGCTCCTGTGGATACCCCCAGCAAGCCCTTTGACGAAACAGAGCGCAGGGTATTCCGCAGGCGTTCACTCATAGCAGCCGCCTTGTCGGTACTGCTTTCGGCTGTACTTGCATTTTTCAGGCTTTATAAGCTTATGGCAGCTGCTTCCATAGCGGTATTCTTCACAGGGATAATGCTTGTGGCAGGCGTTGTCTCCAACAGGAAAGGAACATTGAAATGATCTCAATTGCTATATGCGACGACGATAAGGACGTTATCGCCCAGATCAAGAAGTGCATATCGGAATACAGCGTTTCCCACTCTGTAGAGTTCGACGTTCACAGCTTCAGCTGCGGCGAAAAGCTCCTCGAGACCGATATGAACTACGACCTTATCTTTCTCGATATTGAAATGAGCGGCATCGACGGACTAAAGACCGCTCAGATGATACGGCAGATAGACCGCCGTTCAAGGATAGTATACGTCACCAACCACTCGGAGTTCGCTCTGCGCAGCTATTCGGTACACCCATTCGACTTTGTGGTGAAGCCCTTTAAGGACGAAAGGATAGGGAATGTGCTGGACGAGCTCATTCGCTATCTCTCGGAAAATTCCGAAAAGGACGTGGTGATACAGCTAAAGGGCGAGGACGGCCCTCTGCTGCTGGCGCTGAAAAACATATACGTGTTTGAATATACGGGCAACCGCAGGATAACGGTATACACAAAGTCAGAGACTCACCGCATAAGAGGAAGCCTTTCGGATATATTCGCTCTGATCAATTCAGAGAGCTTCGTTTCTCCCCATAAAAGCTTCATAATAAACATGGAACACATAGATAAGCTCAACAACTTCACGCTATACACCACAAACGGTCTGGAAGTGCCGATCGCCCAGAAAAAGCTAAAGGATTTCCAGAACGAATTCAGCCGCTTCATCAAGCACTATATAAGACAGGAGTAAGCTATGTTTTTTGCAGCTAATTTTATTTCAGCGGTTGCGTTGTTCGTATTCGCATTCATTACCTTTGAAAAGATATATGAGCCAAGAAAACACCCAATGTTTTTACGGATAATATTTGTGGTTCTGGGCTCACTGGGACACGCTTTCATAAATTCTCTGACGATCCCCGTACTGAACGTTTCATGTTCGTATGTTTCACTGCTAATACTGACCATACTGTTCTACAAGCCGAAATACCTTAATTTCCTTATATATAATGCAATATTCTTTGTCATAATGATAATAATCGAGATGCTCTCGATGATAACCCTGTCATTTATACTGAATGTGTCAACGACGGCTATACAGGAAACACTCAATCTGTATATCGCAGGCTCGCTGCTGAGCTGGATAATCATGATAGCCGTTGCAAAATGCTTTATACTGTATATTTCCGAGGGCGGATTCAGCTCCATAAGAACACAGGAGATACTGATGTTCTTCGTGCTCATCATAGGCGAGATAGTTGTATTCCACTATATGTGCAAGTCAATAATGAAGACCAAGGCAGGCTACGGCATTGTCATCACACTTTTAATATTCCTTGCACTTGACCTGTATCTCACCTATCTCCTGCGAACTCTCTCAAAAGCCTATAAAACCGAAAGAGAGCTGGAGCTTGTATCTCAGCAGTCCGTACTTCAGCTGAAAGCCTATAACGAGCTCAATGAGAAATACAACGCTTCAAGGCGCGTAATACACGATGTCAAGAAGCACATCGCCTCCCTTGACGGACTTATAAACGCCAACAAGGCAGAGGAAGCCGAGCACTACAAGAACCTGCTCAACGCCGAGCTGGACAAGCTCATGCCCCGCTTTGAGTGCGATGACCCTATCCTTACGGTAGTTATCAACAATAAGCTGGATACTGCCGAATTAATGAACGTTGACTTCCGCGTGGACGCAGAGTTCACAGATATAGGCTTTATCTCAAGCCTTGACGTCACGGCTATATTCTCAAATCTTCTGGACAACGCCTTTGAAGCGTGCAGCGAGCTCCCCGAGGAGAAGCGCCGCGTGTGGCTGTCCATAACACGCCGAAACTACTTCGTTTTCATCTATCTGGAAAACAGCTTCGACAAGGTGTCCACCACAGCTAAAAACGAATTCAGGAGCACAAAGAAGAACCACCACGGAATAGGTCTTTCCAATATACGCAGCGCCTGCGAGAAATACAACGGAAGCTTCAACGCCCACGTTGAACACGACCTTTTCATTACAGAGCTGCTCATTCCCATACCCGACGACATTGAGAAAAAGCAGTCCGAAAAAGCTGAAATAAAGGCATCAGTCTGAACTTTTCGGGGTTTGGATTCTGATATACCGTTAAAGCTGAACAAAAATAATATTACCGTCAGAAAATAACCATTAAATTTGAACTATAAGGATAAAAATGCAAATAGGCGGCGTTTAGTGCAAAGCTATTGACTTTTATCGCTTCAGAAATATAATATAAATATAGGCCGTCGCCCCAAAGGTGCCTGCACTATCATTATTCAGGAGGTATTTCTTATGAAACTAAACCGGAATACTGTCAAATCCAAAATAATGAAGACAATCGTTTCAAAATCTGTAAAGGCTGCAGAGCAGAATGCAAATTCCGCCTGCATATGGGTGTTTAATCAACCAGAGCCCCCCAAGGAACTCAGAAAACTCAGAAAATTTTAACCATTACTTTACATAAAACATCGATCCCTTAAAAAATTTTCCATCTAATCCTAAACACTTCATTAAAATTTTCCTGATAACATTAACCATCTTCCCATTTCAGATTACACTAATCCTATCCACTAACATCCCCCACGATCTCTCCAACATATCTCTAACAAACATCGCATACTACGCATCATATATCCTATACGACAGGCAATGACAGCGTAGTCACTTTTCGGGCGGCTAAACCTAAAAAGCAGGCATGATGTCATTACAAAAACAAAGTGACTAATATCATCGCTTGTCATAACACATCAAAAGACTTCCAATAGTCGTATCCCTGTACGGAAAAATGCAACCTGTCGCCCCCCGGCAGCAAACATTTTTCCGTCACCCCCTTTTTTCACGGTGATGATCATTGGTATGCCGTTACTAATCCGAGACAAACAATGAACACATAACGCTTTCAGATCTCTCTTAAAAAAACCATCTCTATAAAACACTTGAAAGACTAAAATCATTTTTCAGAATTTCCTTTTCAATTGCTTGTTTCGCAGTAAATCATACAGTGATTTTTCATATAAGGGAGTTCCGCTTCAGCTCCCGACAAAAAAGTTCGTTCTTATTGAACGGACTTTTTTGTTTTTACACGGCAATTTACAGTTTAGTCACATATATATCTTGACATTTTTGAAAGTAAATGATAAAATATTATCTGTTTAGTACTGCAATAAAGCGGATATCGCCGCCATTAGCTGTACAAACGGATATTGGAGGAATAACATGAAACACTATCTCGAAACCACAGAATCCGTCCTTAAAGAAGTCGAAAGCTCGGCTTCGGGACTAACTGCCGAAGAAGCTGCAAAGCGCCTTGAAAAGGTTGGCAAAAACAAGCTTGATGAAGCTCCGAAGCCTACTTTGCTTGCAAGGTTCATCGAACAGTTCAAGAACCCCATGATACTTGTGCTGCTTGCAGCAGCGATGATCTCCGCCATTACGGGTATCATCTCGGAGGGCAAGCTTGACGCGGACGTATTCATAATACTCTTCGTAGTCATAGCAAACGCAGTTCTCGGCGTATATCAGGAAAACAAGGCGGAATCCGCTATCGAAGCATTACAGGCTATGAGTGCCGCACAGAGCAAGGTATACCGCTCGGGAGAGCTTGTGGTGATACCAAGCTCAGACCTCGTCCCCGGTGACGTGGTAGCTCTCGAAGCAGGCGACAATGTACCTGCGGACTGCCGTATACTTGAAGCAGCTGCACTCAAAGCAGAGGAATCAGCCCTCACAGGTGAGAGCGTGCCCTCGGAAAAGGACAGTGATATCCTCACAGGCGAGGAAGTACCTCTTGGCGACAGAAAGAATATGCTCTACATGGGCAGCAGTATCGCCTACGGACGTGCGGAAGCAGTAGTAGTTGCTACGGGTATGCAGACCGAAATGGGCAAGATAGCAGGCGCTATCGCCAATGCCGACGACGATGAGACTCCTCTCCAGAAAAGCCTTGACCAGCTCAGCAAGATACTCTCTATCGCTGTACTTGTTATATGTATAATAATCCTCGGACTCAATATAGTCCAGATGCTTGTAAAGAACGGAACTATCACGCTTCCCGGCTTCCTTGAATCCTTTATGATAGCAGTCAGCCTTGCCGTTGCCGCTATCCCCGAGGGACTTGCAGCCGTTGTAACCGTAGTTCTCTCTATCGGCGTTACAAATATGTCCAAGCGCGGAGCTATCATACGCAGACTTACTGCAGTTGAGGCTCTTGGCTGCGCTGAGGTCATCTGCTCCGACAAGACAGGTACTCTCACACAGAACAAGATGACAGTCGTTCACGAAAATACCGACGACAAGAACCTCCTTGCAAAGGCTATGGCACTGTGCTGCGACGCTCAGCTCAATTCCGACGACACCGTTGCAGGCGAGCCTACAGAGGCTGCCCTCGTAGCTTACGCTCACAAGTGCGGCTTCAAGAAGTATGAGCTGGAGGCTGCAACACCAAGAGTTGCTGAGGCTCCATTTGATTCACTGAGAAAGATGATGTCCACGGTACACAAGACCGACAAGGGCTATATACAGTACACTAAGGGCGCTCCCGACGAGGTGCTGAAGAACTGCACCCATATGTTCAAGGAGGGCGGCGTCCGCATCATGACCGAGTCCGACAGACTTGAGATACTCCGCCGCAACAAGGAAATGGCTGATCAGGCGCTGAGAGTTCTCCTTGCGGCTTACCGCGAGTACGACGAGCTCCCTACAGACACATCACCCGCAGGACTTGAACACGACCTTATCTACATAGGCATGACAGGCATGATAGACCCTGTACGTCCCGAGGTAAAGGACGCTATCGGGCTCTGCCGCACAGCAGGCATACGTCCTGTTATGATAACAGGCGACCACAGAGATACAGCCGTTGCTATCGCAAAGGAGCTGGGTATCCTCGGAAAGGGTCAGCAGGCTCTCACAGGCGCAGAGCTCTCAAAGATCCCCGATGACGAGTTCAACGCACACGTTCAGGACTACAGCGTATACGCAAGAGTTCAGCCCGAGCACAAGGTGCGTATAGTAAACGCATGGCGCAAGAAGGGCATGACCACTGCTATGACAGGCGACGGCGTAAACGACGCTCCGTCTATCAAGAGCGCTGACATCGGCGTTGGTATGGGTATCACAGGTACAGACGTTACAAAGAACGTTGCTGATATGGTGCTCACCGACGACAACTTCGCAACTATCGTAGGCGCTGTCGAGGAAGGCAGACGTATCTATGACAATATACGCAAGGCTATACAGTTCCTGCTTTCAAGCAACCTCAGCGAGGTGCTCTGCATACTCATTGCAACACTTGGTCTGGGCAAGCTCACAGGGGGCTCATTCGTAATATTCAATCCTGTACATCTGCTTTGGATAAACCTTATCTCAGACTGCTTCCCTGCAATAGCGCTGGGTATGGAGCCTGCCGAGGAGGGCATAATGTCCCGTAAGCCAAGAAGCAGCAAGTCACACATCTTCTCCGACGGATTAGGCATAAATCTGCTGTGGCAGGGTGCAGTTATCACAATACTCACACTGGTTTCCTACGTTATAGGCTATAATACACAGGGTCACGGCGCAGGCATGACAATGGCATTCATCACACTCTGCGTGTGCGAAATGCTCCACGCATGGAATATGAGAAGCCTTAAAGGCTCTATCTTCACCATGAAGAAGCGCAACCTCGTACTCATTGGTGCGATAGCACTTTCAGCTTTACTGACAATCCCCGTGCTCTTTATCCCTGCACTCAGAAATATGTTCTCACTTTCAGCTCTTTCGGGTATGAATTACCTCTGGGCATTCCTTGCAGGCGCTTGCATAGTTCCTATCGTTGAGATAGTAAAGTGCTTCCAGAGAGCAGCTGATAAGAAGTGAGCAGTGAGTAGAAAGTAGTATGGGCGCCCAAAGGGCGTCCATACTTTTTATCCGTCCGCGTCAGCGGACACAATAATTACGCATTACGCATTACGAATTACTCATTAACAAAGAGGTTTTATTATGAGACTGAGACCATACATACCGAGCCACGACTTCGACGCTATAAAGGACTGGGTAACAGACGAACGCACTCACGCCATGTGGAGCGCTAAACATGCTCCCTATCCTCTTGAAAGGACCGCTTTTGACAAGTTCCTCGCAGATATGTACACGAAGCACGGGGACTGTCCCTTTGTGGCGACTACAGACGACGGAAATGTGGTCGGCTTTATATGCTGCGGCGTGAACCTTGACAGCAACGAAGCTATGCTGGCTTTTGTACTGATAGACCCTGCACAGCGCGGCAAGGGCTATGGCAGGGAAATGATACAGCTTGCCGCTAAGTACTGCATTGATATACTGAAAGCAGACGCTGTACAGCTCAATGTTTTCACTGTCAACGAAAAAGCGCGGAAGTGCTATGAGAGCGCAGGCTTTACCGAAAGGATAACGACTCCCAATGCATTCTCATACGGGGACGAGCTTTGGGGCAGATGCAATATGGTGTTTAAGCCATAACGAGTGAGTAGAGAGTAGTGAGTAGAAAGTAGTAGAGGCGGATATTATCCGCACTTTCTTAAATGTTATGTATAGGGACGCGCAATGCACGTCCCTACACTACTCTCTACTTTCTACTCACTACTCAATCGCGGACGCCCCTACTTAGTTCTTAGATCTTAGCTCTTAGTTCTTTCTTACACCGCACCTGTCCGTCAGTGGCGTACAAGCGTATTCACCAAAAACACAGTTTTTGCGGTACTGAAATTCGACTTTCTGTCAATTGATTTCAGAACTGAAATAGCATATAATAGATATTGCTATAAAATTATCAATTATAAAGGAATGATATATATGAGTAATAAGGTCGTTAAATTCGGCGGAAGCTCCCTTGCAGACGCTAATCAGTTCAGAAAGGTAGCCGCTATCATCAAGAGCGATGCACAGCGCAAGTACGTTGTGCCCTCTGCTCCCGGAAAGAGATTCTCCGACGATATCAAGGTAACTGATATGCTCTACAAGTGCTGCGAGCTTGCAAGCAGCGGCGTGGACTTCTCCAAGGACTTCCAGATGATAAAGGACCGCTATAACGGCATTATTTCCGAGCTCGGCATAGATATGTCCCTTGACAGCGAGTTCGACGCTATCACCAAGGAGCTCAAGAACCGTCCCACAAAGGACTTCGCAGCAAGCCGCGGCGAGTTCCTCAACGGCAAGGTGCTGGCAAACTACCTTGGCTTCACTTTTGTTGACGCTGCCGACGTTATCATCTTTGATACAAACGGCACACTTCTCCTCGATGATACAGTAAAGGCTGTACGCGAGAAGCTCAAAGGACTGGACAACGCTGTTATCCCCGGCTTCTACGGCAAGACCACCGAGGGCTTCATCAAGACCTTCTCACGCGGCGGCTCCGACGTTACAGGCTCTATCATCGCAAACGCTGTAAAGGCTGATATCTACGAGAACTGGACAGACGTTTCGGGCTTCCTCGTTGCAGACCCAAGAATAGTTGACAAGCCCGACGTAATCGAGGTCATCACTTACCGTGAGCTCCGCGAGCTGGCTTACATGGGAGCTTCCGTGCTCCACGAGGACGCTATCTTCCCTGTTCGCTCAGCAGGTATCCCGATCAATATCAGAAATACCAACGCTCCCGAGGACGCAGGTACTATGATCGTCAGCGACGACTACAACTTCAGCAAGGAGAGCCTCAGCCACACTATCACAGGTATCGCAGGCAAGAAGGGCTTCAGCACTATCAATATCGAAAAGGCTATGAT
Coding sequences:
- a CDS encoding accessory gene regulator B family protein, whose product is MDKLLDTIMEKLLRDGFVSEDEAELVRFGLELNIMKLLISAAMLAAAVVFKSAPAALIFMAAYPPLRSCCGGYHAGTRTGCFILSMAVLSTVIAASRFMVNVRVSLITALALTLAGVLFIVLFAPVDTPSKPFDETERRVFRRRSLIAAALSVLLSAVLAFFRLYKLMAAASIAVFFTGIMLVAGVVSNRKGTLK
- a CDS encoding LytR/AlgR family response regulator transcription factor, translating into MISIAICDDDKDVIAQIKKCISEYSVSHSVEFDVHSFSCGEKLLETDMNYDLIFLDIEMSGIDGLKTAQMIRQIDRRSRIVYVTNHSEFALRSYSVHPFDFVVKPFKDERIGNVLDELIRYLSENSEKDVVIQLKGEDGPLLLALKNIYVFEYTGNRRITVYTKSETHRIRGSLSDIFALINSESFVSPHKSFIINMEHIDKLNNFTLYTTNGLEVPIAQKKLKDFQNEFSRFIKHYIRQE
- a CDS encoding sensor histidine kinase is translated as MFFAANFISAVALFVFAFITFEKIYEPRKHPMFLRIIFVVLGSLGHAFINSLTIPVLNVSCSYVSLLILTILFYKPKYLNFLIYNAIFFVIMIIIEMLSMITLSFILNVSTTAIQETLNLYIAGSLLSWIIMIAVAKCFILYISEGGFSSIRTQEILMFFVLIIGEIVVFHYMCKSIMKTKAGYGIVITLLIFLALDLYLTYLLRTLSKAYKTERELELVSQQSVLQLKAYNELNEKYNASRRVIHDVKKHIASLDGLINANKAEEAEHYKNLLNAELDKLMPRFECDDPILTVVINNKLDTAELMNVDFRVDAEFTDIGFISSLDVTAIFSNLLDNAFEACSELPEEKRRVWLSITRRNYFVFIYLENSFDKVSTTAKNEFRSTKKNHHGIGLSNIRSACEKYNGSFNAHVEHDLFITELLIPIPDDIEKKQSEKAEIKASV
- a CDS encoding cyclic lactone autoinducer peptide, with translation MKLNRNTVKSKIMKTIVSKSVKAAEQNANSACIWVFNQPEPPKELRKLRKF
- a CDS encoding cation-translocating P-type ATPase, yielding MKHYLETTESVLKEVESSASGLTAEEAAKRLEKVGKNKLDEAPKPTLLARFIEQFKNPMILVLLAAAMISAITGIISEGKLDADVFIILFVVIANAVLGVYQENKAESAIEALQAMSAAQSKVYRSGELVVIPSSDLVPGDVVALEAGDNVPADCRILEAAALKAEESALTGESVPSEKDSDILTGEEVPLGDRKNMLYMGSSIAYGRAEAVVVATGMQTEMGKIAGAIANADDDETPLQKSLDQLSKILSIAVLVICIIILGLNIVQMLVKNGTITLPGFLESFMIAVSLAVAAIPEGLAAVVTVVLSIGVTNMSKRGAIIRRLTAVEALGCAEVICSDKTGTLTQNKMTVVHENTDDKNLLAKAMALCCDAQLNSDDTVAGEPTEAALVAYAHKCGFKKYELEAATPRVAEAPFDSLRKMMSTVHKTDKGYIQYTKGAPDEVLKNCTHMFKEGGVRIMTESDRLEILRRNKEMADQALRVLLAAYREYDELPTDTSPAGLEHDLIYIGMTGMIDPVRPEVKDAIGLCRTAGIRPVMITGDHRDTAVAIAKELGILGKGQQALTGAELSKIPDDEFNAHVQDYSVYARVQPEHKVRIVNAWRKKGMTTAMTGDGVNDAPSIKSADIGVGMGITGTDVTKNVADMVLTDDNFATIVGAVEEGRRIYDNIRKAIQFLLSSNLSEVLCILIATLGLGKLTGGSFVIFNPVHLLWINLISDCFPAIALGMEPAEEGIMSRKPRSSKSHIFSDGLGINLLWQGAVITILTLVSYVIGYNTQGHGAGMTMAFITLCVCEMLHAWNMRSLKGSIFTMKKRNLVLIGAIALSALLTIPVLFIPALRNMFSLSALSGMNYLWAFLAGACIVPIVEIVKCFQRAADKK
- a CDS encoding GNAT family N-acetyltransferase — encoded protein: MRLRPYIPSHDFDAIKDWVTDERTHAMWSAKHAPYPLERTAFDKFLADMYTKHGDCPFVATTDDGNVVGFICCGVNLDSNEAMLAFVLIDPAQRGKGYGREMIQLAAKYCIDILKADAVQLNVFTVNEKARKCYESAGFTERITTPNAFSYGDELWGRCNMVFKP
- a CDS encoding aspartate kinase encodes the protein MSNKVVKFGGSSLADANQFRKVAAIIKSDAQRKYVVPSAPGKRFSDDIKVTDMLYKCCELASSGVDFSKDFQMIKDRYNGIISELGIDMSLDSEFDAITKELKNRPTKDFAASRGEFLNGKVLANYLGFTFVDAADVIIFDTNGTLLLDDTVKAVREKLKGLDNAVIPGFYGKTTEGFIKTFSRGGSDVTGSIIANAVKADIYENWTDVSGFLVADPRIVDKPDVIEVITYRELRELAYMGASVLHEDAIFPVRSAGIPINIRNTNAPEDAGTMIVSDDYNFSKESLSHTITGIAGKKGFSTINIEKAMMNNETGFGMKVLKVLYDNGLSFEHMPSGIDTMSITLSTEKLDPVRDKVLADLRKAVNPDHLEIEDGIALLAVVGRRMKNTRGTVARIFASMAHARINVKMIDQGSSELNVIIGVSENDLPEAIRRIYDMFINSEKQ